ATCCACATGTCTGAAAGGTCGGATACTGTGAGGATTACTGAACCTGTTTGTATAAATTCTCCCTCTTCTGCGACTTTGGTAAGCACTGTGCCTGATATAGGCGACTTGAGTGTGGTGTATTCAAGCTTTTGTTTAGCTTGCATGAGAGCCTGTTCAGATATTGAGACAACTGCTTTAGCTTTAGTGATAGCTTCATTTCTTGCCCCTTCTATAGCAAGGCTGAGGCTTTCTTCGGTTTGTCTTTCAGCAGCCTTAGCTTCTTCATAAGTATGCTTCGCTTTTTCGTATGCTGTTTTGTAAAGTTCGTATGTTCTTTTGCTGACACCGTTTTCGGCAAATAAGGCTCTGAAACGTTCTTCATCTGACTGTGCCTGCGAGAGTTCTGCTGATGCGCTTTTTACTGCTGCCTGTGCTTTGTCAAGTGCAGCTTTTGCATTTCGTATTTCCTGTTTTCTGCTTCCGGCAAGCACTTCCGAAAGCTCGGCGTTTCTGTAGGCAAGCTCTGCTTCCGCAGCTGTTACTGCCAGTCTTTCGTCTACGTCATCCAGCGTAGATACAACAGCATCCAGAGGTATATCATCGCCTTCGTCATAATATATTTTATCAATGCGTCCTGAGGTTTTGAATGATAGGCGCACGCTTGTTGTTTCTGCTGTTCCGGAGAACAGGTAGGTGTCTTCGGGTTGTCTGAGCTGAGTTGTGGCAGCTTTATAAAAGACTACTCCGAGAACTGCCAGCACAACCATTGTAAGCAGGACTTTTTTCATTTTGTTCCCCTTTTGTATCCTTTTATGCCGTTCATGCTAAATATGAAAATATGTTTTGCATGCTGTTCTATTTCACTGTTTTCATGTTTAATTTCAAATCCGCTTCTCTTAAGGAAGTTTTTTGCAATAAGAGGGTGAGTTATCTGACCGACTATGCTGGATGCAAACCTCACCAGCTCTTTTTGAGGGATGTCCCCCATTATATCTTTTAATGTACTGATGAATAACTCAATAATGGCTGCAAGGTGTTCGTTGTAAATGTCTTCCATTGCTTCAGAAGGGTCAATCAGCTCTTTAGCCAGAAGTGTAACCGCAGAAGGGTTTTTCCCAACTCCTTTTTCTCCGAGAAGTCTGTGTGAAAGGAGTCTTATCATATTTCTGAGTTTATCTTCCGGTTCCATATCTTCATTAACATACATTGTTACAGGGTTCTGGTTAAAAGCTTCTCCTATTGTTTTCTGTATTATTTCTTTATAAAGATTCTTCTTGTTTCTGAAGTGATAATTTACTAGAGCAAGGCTTACGTCTGCCTCTTTGCAGATGTCTCTGATAGTTGTTCCTTTGAAGCCGTTCTGACCGAAAAGATTCAGAGCTGCTAAATATATCCTTTCTTTTGGATCTTGTTCCTGCACGGTTAACTCCTAAACGTTTGTTCTAAACAAGTGTATAGTTATTTTCGTTATAAAAGCAATAGTTATTTAAATAAATTTTGAAAATGTTTCTTAGTCTCAGGCGAAAGATACTCTGTTCTTACCGCTCTGCTTAGATTTATACATTGCGCTGTCTGCACGTTTGATGACAGACTCAGGGGTGTCATTTCCTTTACATACTGTGCACCCTACGGAGACTGTTATGGAAATTTCTTTGTTATCCCCGGCATGTATCCAGCTTTTTTCTATGAAAATCCTTAGCCTTTCAGCAACTGCTCTTGTTGAGGCTGGTGTAAGGTTAGGGGCTATAATGACGAATTCTTCGCCCCCCCATCGGCACGCGACGTCCATGGAGCGCAGTGTGCCTGTTAGTGATTTCCCTACCATTTTCAATACTTTATCGCCTGTGTCGTGCCCGTATGTGTCATTGACTGTTTTGAAATCGTCAATGTCTAAGAAAAACACGCTGAACGGAATTCCGACATCAAGCCATTCATTTATCCGGCGGGTGAGGGTTATCTCTGCATATTTTCTGTTTCCGATAGATGTGAGGGTGTCTGTATAGACTTCTTCTTTAAGCTTTTCCAGTTCACAGATAAGTTCGCCATGAGTATTTTTGGACAAGTCGCTGAACATTTCAACAGCGCCTATTATTTCTCCTTCATCGTTGACTATAGGTGCAACACGCGTATATACATGGACTCTATGTCCGTTCTTGTGGTGGAGGTAGATAGTTTTCTCTTTTGTCTCTGCCTTATCAACGGCATCCTGAAGGGGGCAGTTTCCTGTGCATAGTTCATTCCCTTCTTCGTCTATGTGTCGAAGGAGGTTGGTTGCACAGCTCTTTCCCATAACTTCTTTTTTAGTGTAGCCGGTGATATTTTCTGCGGCTTTGTTCCAGTAAGTTATGTTCCTGTCCTTGTCAACGTAGTAGATCCCTTCGGACAGATGTTCCAGAATATTTTGATAGACGTTTTCGGATACTATCATCTTATATCACCTGCATTTATTTATTATAACTCAAGTTTCGCATCTTGATATAGTGCGATAACTTGTTGTTATAGCTAGGATAACAATAGAAAAAGTCTCACATAGATGGTATATTGATTTTCCAATAACAATTACATCAAGGAGACTTTTTCTATGCTTGAGAATAAATCATGGCAGTCTGAAATACAAGCGGCATTGTGGAAAGAATTTGAGATATTCCGAGTAATGAAGGCTTTGCAACTGCGTACAATTGCCTATAGGTGCGGTATTTCAAAGAATCAGGGCGTCGAGCCGTTTTCGATTCTTGTGGCTTTAGTTTTTCTGACTTTTCTCGGTAAGAGCGTTCACCATTTTGTTTCCCATTGCCGGAACAGTCTATTTGATTTAGGCGGTAAAGATGTTTTTTATCGTTTAAGTACACGTACAAGTATCAATTGGCGGCGTTTTATGATGGATATATCGCTTAATGTGATCAGATATTTCAAATCATTCAGCAGCTGGCAGCAGCGTGTTCTTGTAATTGATGACACAGTAATTCAGAAAGCCGGCAAAAAGATAGAAGAAGTATCATGGGTGTTTGACCATAGCAAAGGTAAAAGCGTGAAAGGCTTCAGTGCTGTTGTGCTTGGCTGGAGTGATCGTGCGTCATTTGTCCCTGTAGATTTTGCTTTGCAGCGAAGCAGCAGAAAAGTATTCAAACAATCGACAGAAATTGAAATGGATAAGCGGATGCTGGCGTGGCATCGTCGACAGGAAGCAGTAAAAGACAAACCAACACTGGTAAAGGAAATGCTTAAACGGGCGAAACAGAAGGGTCTGGATGCTGGGGCTGTTCTGTTTGACAGCTGGTACTGTATGCCGAGGCTGGTGTCGTCAATTTATAATGAGATAGGCTATGACGTGATTGCCATGCTTAAAACTACACCGACATTGACTGTTGCTGTAAATGGCAAGGTATACTCAACCAAACGCTTATGGGAATGTGTTGTTCCAGATTTGATTAAGGCAACAGTAACAATTGGCAAAGATCGGGTGTCTGTATCTTCCATCAATGCTTTTTTCGGTTCAACTCTGGTTAAGCTGGTCTTCTGTCAGCCATCTGAGAAAAGTAAATCAAAGAAGCCTATTATTCTACTGTCTACGGATACATCTTTGACATCGGCAAAAATAATTGAAACCTATGGTCAGCGTTGGGCAGTAGAAGTGTTGTTTAAAGATGCCAAGAGCAAGCTTTTCTTTGGGAAAAATCAATCCAGAACCTTTGAGGCTACTATTTGCTTCCTAACACTATCGCTCGTTAGGTTTATCATCCTGAGCTATATGGAACGGATAAATGGTGATTTCCGTCACAAAGGCAGTCTGTATGAGGGTCTGCGTTATGAGGTCGAAGAACTGAATATTCTGGCGTTTATGGAAAAATTCATAAACCGATTATTATCAATAATTGATGGAGCAAAGGAAACATTTACAGTTTTTATGAATAAATTGGCTGGAATACAGGAAATGGTAAGGCTTTCAATACAGAATCTGATGTTTCAAAGGTGCGAAACTTGAGATTGTTATTGGAAAATCAAT
This window of the Denitrovibrio acetiphilus DSM 12809 genome carries:
- a CDS encoding diguanylate cyclase; the protein is MIVSENVYQNILEHLSEGIYYVDKDRNITYWNKAAENITGYTKKEVMGKSCATNLLRHIDEEGNELCTGNCPLQDAVDKAETKEKTIYLHHKNGHRVHVYTRVAPIVNDEGEIIGAVEMFSDLSKNTHGELICELEKLKEEVYTDTLTSIGNRKYAEITLTRRINEWLDVGIPFSVFFLDIDDFKTVNDTYGHDTGDKVLKMVGKSLTGTLRSMDVACRWGGEEFVIIAPNLTPASTRAVAERLRIFIEKSWIHAGDNKEISITVSVGCTVCKGNDTPESVIKRADSAMYKSKQSGKNRVSFA
- a CDS encoding CerR family C-terminal domain-containing protein; amino-acid sequence: MQEQDPKERIYLAALNLFGQNGFKGTTIRDICKEADVSLALVNYHFRNKKNLYKEIIQKTIGEAFNQNPVTMYVNEDMEPEDKLRNMIRLLSHRLLGEKGVGKNPSAVTLLAKELIDPSEAMEDIYNEHLAAIIELFISTLKDIMGDIPQKELVRFASSIVGQITHPLIAKNFLKRSGFEIKHENSEIEQHAKHIFIFSMNGIKGYKRGTK
- a CDS encoding IS4 family transposase codes for the protein MLENKSWQSEIQAALWKEFEIFRVMKALQLRTIAYRCGISKNQGVEPFSILVALVFLTFLGKSVHHFVSHCRNSLFDLGGKDVFYRLSTRTSINWRRFMMDISLNVIRYFKSFSSWQQRVLVIDDTVIQKAGKKIEEVSWVFDHSKGKSVKGFSAVVLGWSDRASFVPVDFALQRSSRKVFKQSTEIEMDKRMLAWHRRQEAVKDKPTLVKEMLKRAKQKGLDAGAVLFDSWYCMPRLVSSIYNEIGYDVIAMLKTTPTLTVAVNGKVYSTKRLWECVVPDLIKATVTIGKDRVSVSSINAFFGSTLVKLVFCQPSEKSKSKKPIILLSTDTSLTSAKIIETYGQRWAVEVLFKDAKSKLFFGKNQSRTFEATICFLTLSLVRFIILSYMERINGDFRHKGSLYEGLRYEVEELNILAFMEKFINRLLSIIDGAKETFTVFMNKLAGIQEMVRLSIQNLMFQRCET
- a CDS encoding efflux RND transporter periplasmic adaptor subunit, whose translation is MKKVLLTMVVLAVLGVVFYKAATTQLRQPEDTYLFSGTAETTSVRLSFKTSGRIDKIYYDEGDDIPLDAVVSTLDDVDERLAVTAAEAELAYRNAELSEVLAGSRKQEIRNAKAALDKAQAAVKSASAELSQAQSDEERFRALFAENGVSKRTYELYKTAYEKAKHTYEEAKAAERQTEESLSLAIEGARNEAITKAKAVVSISEQALMQAKQKLEYTTLKSPISGTVLTKVAEEGEFIQTGSVILTVSDLSDMWIRGYVSEPYLGKIKLGQKVEIVSDSHPNKTYTGEITYISSEAEFTPKTVQTYDERINFMYRIKVTVDNSARELKQGMPVEGKIILAAK